Proteins encoded by one window of Arachis hypogaea cultivar Tifrunner chromosome 1, arahy.Tifrunner.gnm2.J5K5, whole genome shotgun sequence:
- the LOC112704968 gene encoding probable 1-deoxy-D-xylulose-5-phosphate synthase, chloroplastic — MDLCAFSYSAFVSPATATASDPRRSSSLASHSQWGLDLLNQSQHRFNQVKKKSSGVYASLSERGEYYAQRPPTPLLDTINYPIHMKNLSTKELKQLADELRSDVIFSVSKTGGHLGSSLGVVELTVALHYVFNAPQDKILWDVGHQSYPHKILTGRRDKMHTMRQTNGLSGFTKRSESEYDSFGTGHSSTTISAGLGMAVGRDLKGRKNNVVAVIGDGAMTAGQAYEAMNNAGYLDSDMIVILNDNKQVSLPTATLDGPIPPVGALSSALSRLQSNRPLRELREVAKGVTKSIGGPMHELAAKVDEYARGMIGGSGSTLFEELGLYYIGPVDGHNIDDLVSILNEVKSTKTTGPVLIHVVTEKGRGYPYAEKAADKYHGVAKFDPKTGKQFKANASTQSYTTYFAEALIAEAEADKDIVAIHAAMGGGTGMNLFLRRFPSRCFDVGIAEQHAVTFAAGLACEGLKPFCAIYSSFMQRAYDQVVHDVDLQKLPVRFAMDRAGLVGADGPTHCGSFDVTFMACLPNMVVMAPSDEAELFHMVATAAAIDDRPSCFRYPRGNGIGVELPLGNKGIPLEIGKGRILMEGERVALLGYGAAVQSCLAAASLVEHHGLRITVADARFCKPLDRSLIRSLAKSHEVLITVEEGSIGGFGSHVVQFMALDGLLDGKLKWRPMVLPDRYIDHGSPVDQLSEAGLAPTQIAATVFNILGQTREALEVMS; from the exons ATGGATCTCTGTGCATTCTCATATTCTGCATTTGTGAGCCCTGCAACTGCAACTGCTTCTGATCCTCGGAGATCAAGTTCTCTTGCTTCTCACTCTCAATGGGGTCTGGATCTGCTTAATCAATCGCAGCACAGGTTCAACCAG GTGAAGAAAAAATCAAGTGGGGTATATGCATCCCTATCAGAGAGGGGAGAGTATTATGCTCAAAGACCGCCAACTCCGCTGTTGGACACCATAAACTATCCAATTCATATGAAAAACCTCTCTACCAAG GAGCTCAAGCAACTCGCCGATGAGCTACGTTCTGATGTAATTTTCAGTGTTTCAAAAACTGGGGGTCATCTAGGATCAAGTCTAGGTGTTGTCGAACTCACTGTTGCGCTCCATTATGTCTTCAATGCCCCTCAAGACAAGATATTGTGGGATGTTGGTCACCAG TCTTACCCACACAAAATACTCACCGGTCGGAGGGATAAGATGCACACCATGAGGCAGACAAATGGATTATCTGGATTTACAAAACGCTCCGAAAGTGAATATGATAGTTTTGGCACTGGTCACAGCTCAACAACTATTTCAGCTGGACTTG GAATGGCTGTTGGGAGAGATCTTAAGGGAAGAAAGAATAATGTAGTTGCCGTTATTGGTGATGGTGCCATGACAGCAGGGCAAGCTTATGAAGCCATGAACAATGCCGGATATCTCGATTCTGACATGATTGTTATTCTAAACGACAACAAACAGGTCTCTTTACCTACTGCTACACTTGATGGACCGATACCACCAGTAGGAGCTTTGAGCAGTGCTCTCAGTAGGTTGCAGTCGAACAGGCCTCTTAGAGAATTGAGAGAGGTTGCCAAG GGTGTTACTAAAAGCATTGGAGGCCCTATGCATGAATTGGCTGCAAAAGTTGATGAATATGCTCGTGGCATGATTGGTGGTTCCGGATCAACACTTTTTGAAGAGCTTGGACTCTACTACATTGGCCCTGTTGATGGTCATAACATAGATGATCTTGTTTCCATTCTCAATGAAGTTAAAAGTACTAAAACCACTGGTCCTGTTCTGATCCATGTTGTCACTGAGAAAGGCCGAGGATACCCATATGCAGAAAAAGCAGCAGACAAGTACCATG GAGTTGCTAAGTTTGATCCAAAGACTGGAAAGCAATTCAAGGCTAATGCTAGTACCCAGTCTTACACAACATACTTTGCAGAGGCTTTGATTGCAGAAGCAGAAGCCGACAAAGACATTGTTGCAATCCATGCTGCAATGGGAGGTGGCACTGGCATGAATCTCTTCCTTCGTCGATTCCCATCAAGATGCTTTGATGTCGGGATAGCAGAACAGCATGCTGTTACATTTGCTGCAGGTCTAGCTTGTGAAGGTCTCAAGCCTTTCTGTGCAATTTACTCATCATTCATGCAGAGGGCTTATGACCAA GTAGTGCATGATGTCGACTTGCAGAAGCTGCCTGTAAGATTTGCAATGGATAGAGCTGGATTAGTTGGTGCAGATGGCCCTACACATTGTGGTTCTTTTGATGTCACTTTTATGGCATGTCTTCCTAACATGGTGGTGATGGCTCCTTCTGATGAAGCAGAGCTTTTCCACATGGTTGCCACTGCAGCAGCCATTGATGATCGCCCTAGTTGTTTCCGATACCCAAGGGGAAACGGCATTGGTGTTGAACTACCACTAGGGAATAAGGGAATTCCTCTTGAG ATTGGGAAAGGTAGAATATTGATGGAGGGGGAAAGAGTGGCCTTATTGGGCTATGGAGCAGCAGTCCAGAGCTGTCTGGCTGCAGCTTCCTTAGTAGAGCATCATGGCTTGCGCATAACTGTTGCTGATGCACGGTTCTGCAAGCCATTGGATCGTTCCCTCATTCGCAGCCTAGCAAAATCACACGAAGTTTTGATCACTGTCGAAGAAGGATCAATTGGAGGATTCGGGTCTCATGTTGTTCAGTTCATGGCCCTTGATGGTCTTCTAGATGGAAAATTGAAA TGGAGGCCAATGGTTCTTCCGGATCGTTATATTGACCACGGATCGCCTGTTGATCAATTGTCTGAAGCTGGCCTTGCTCCAACTCAAATAGCAGCAACTGTGTTCAACATACTTGGACAGACAAGGGAGGCACTAGAGGTTATGTCATAA
- the LOC112704984 gene encoding sugar transporter ERD6-like 16: MAIEQHSDVESGHDNNNNNNNNNNGLQDLQEPFIEQGKKDVSCKDIESNTTMVEHGSIGMVLLSTFVAVCGSFSFGTCVGYTAPTQAAIREDLNLSLAQFSMFGSLVTIGAMLGAVTSGRITDFIGRKGAMRMSTAFCITGWLALFFSKDPYSLDFGRFFTGYGIGVISYVVPIYIAEIAPKNLRGGLATTNQLMIVIGASVSFLIGSVITWRQLALAGLVPCICLLIGLWFIPESPRWLAKVGHEKEFQGALRRLRGKNVDTSQEAEEILDYIETLQSLPKTKLLDLFQSKHVRSVVIGVGLMVCQQSVGINGIGFYTAETFVAAGLSAGKVGTIAYACMQVPFTVLGAILMDKSGRKPLIMVSAFGTFLGCFITGIAFFLKDQSLLLEWVPVLAVAGVMIYVAAFSIGLGPVPWVIMSEIFPIHVKGTAGSLVVLVNWLGAWVVSYTFNFLMSWSSPGTLFLYGGCSLLTIVFVAKFVPETKGKTLEEIQSCINYS, encoded by the exons ATGGCAATTGAGCAGCACAGTGATGTGGAGAGTGGAcatgacaacaacaacaacaataataataataataatgggctTCAGGATTTGCAAGAGCCCTTCATTGAGCAAGGGAAGAAGGATGTTTCCTGCAAAGATATTGAATCTAATACAACAATGGTGGAACATGGATCCATTGGAATGGTTCTGCTCAGCACATTTGTTGCTGTCTGTGGTTCTTTTTCATTTGGAACTTGT GTGGGATATACAGCACCTACTCAAGCAGCTATCAGGGAAGATCTTAATCTATCCCTTGCTCAG TTTTCCATGTTTGGTTCTTTAGTAACCATTGGTGCAATGCTTGGGGCTGTAACAAGTGGCCGGATTACCGATTTCATTGGACGGAAAGGG GCAATGAGAATGTCAACAGCATTTTGCATAACAGGATGGTTAGCCCTCTTCTTCTCAAAG GATCCTTACTCACTCGACTTTGGAAGATTTTTCACAGGATATGGAATTGGAGTTATCTCATATGTG GTTCCTATATATATAGCTGAAATAGCACCAAAGAATCTTCGAGGTGGACTTGCAACAACAAATCAG CTTATGATTGTTATTGGAGCTTCAGTCTCATTCTTAATAGGAAGTGTCATAACTTGGAGACAACTAGCTCTAGCAG GACTTGTTCCATGCATTTGCTTGCTGATTGGTTTGTGGTTTATCCCTGAGTCCCCTAGATGGCTG gCGAAAGTTGGTCATGAAAAAGAATTTCAAGGAGCATTAAGGAGACTTCGGGGAAAAAATGTTGATACTTCTCAAGAAGCTGAAGAaattctt GATTATATTGAAACTCTCCAAAGCCTTCCTAAAACCAAGCTTCTGGATTTGTTCCAAAGCAAGCACGTGCGATCTGTAGTG ATTGGGGTGGGATTAATGGTGTGCCAACAATCTGTTGGAATTAATGGTATTGGATTTTACACAGCTGAGACTTTTGTAGCAGCCG GACTTTCTGCTGGCAAAGTTGGTACCATAGCCTATGCATGTATGCAGGTTCCATTTACTGTATTGGGAGCTATTTTAATGGATAAGTCTGGAAGAAAACCACTGATAATG GTTTCTGCATTTGGGACATTTTTAGGCTGCTTCATCACTGGAATTGCCTTCTTTCTCAAG GATCAAAGCTTATTGCTCGAGTGGGTACCGGTGTTAGCAGTGGCCGGCGTGATG ATATATGTAGCAGCGTTTTCAATTGGATTGGGACCAGTTCCTTGGGTGATAATGTCTGAG ATCTTTCCCATACATGTGAAGGGAACAGCTGGGAGCTTGGTGGTTTTGGTTAACTGGCTAGGAGCTTGGGTAGTTTCATATACTTTCAACTTCCTAATGAGTTGGAGTTCTCCTG GTACTTTGTTTTTGTATGGTGGATGTTCCCTCTTAACTATTGTATTTGTAGCAAAGTTTGTACCAGAAACCAAGGGAAAAACGCTGGAGGAAATACAGTCATGCATTAATTATTCATAG
- the LOC112704977 gene encoding serine/arginine-rich SC35-like splicing factor SCL28: MARYRSRSRSYSPRRRSRTPPRERKRYDDDRYGDSRSYRDRRSPLPSGLLVRNLPLDARPEDLRGPFERFGPVKDVYLPKNYYTGEPRGFGFVKYRYGEDAAEAKQQLNHTTIGGREIRIVFAEENRKTPQEMRVISRGSGRQGGSRRRNRSRSPRRRYRSYSRSPTPARDYSRSGRGKGRDREDYYSPDRSRSYSRSRSPSDGKDYRRSPHPRSRSPSDAKDYRRSHSPSDGKGYRRSPHPRSPSPRAEKDYRRSPSPRENGRSPNEKRARTPSRSKSPRRNGRSPSRSGSQSYSPR; the protein is encoded by the exons ATGGCGAGGTACCGAAGCCGGAGCAGAAGCTACAGCCCTCGCCGCCGGAGCAGAACACCGCCGCGCGAACGCAAGCGCTACGACGACGATCGCTACGGCGACAGCAGGTCCTACAGGGATCGCCGCTCTCCACTCCCTTCTGGCCTTCTTGTTCGTAATCTCCCCCTTGATGCTAG GCCTGAAGATCTTAGGGGTCCATTTGAGCGCTTTGGACCTGTGAAGGATGTTTATCTTCCTAAGAATTATTACACTGG TGAGCCTCGGGGATTTGGGTTTGTGAAGTATCGATATGGTGAAGATGCAGCTGAGGCAAAGCAACAGCTTAATCATACCACCATTGGTGGGCGTGAAATAAGAATTGTGTTTGCCGAGGAAAACCGGAAAACCCCTCAGGAGATGCGTGTCATTTCTCGTGGAAG TGGTCGACAAGGAGGTAGCAGGAGGAGGAATCGGTCAAGGTCCCCAAGACGCCGATATAGAT CTTATTCTCGGTCTCCAACACCAGCTCGAGATTATTCAAG GAGTGGCAGGGGCAAGGGCAGGGATAGGGAAGATTACTATTCTCCTGACCGATCAAGATCTTATTCTAGGTCACGCTCTCCTAGTGATGGCAAGGACTATAGGAGGTCTCCACATCCCAGGTCTCGTTCTCCTAGTGATGCGAAGGACTATCGGAGATCTCACTCTCCTAGTGATGGGAAGGGCTACAGGAGGTCCCCACATCCCAGGTCTCCCTCTCCTAGAGCTGAGAAGGATTACAGGAGGTCTCCGAGTCCCAGGGAGAATGGTCGGAGTCCTAATGAGAAGAGGGCTCGCACACCTAGCAGATCAAAGAGTCCTAGGCGTAATGGCCGCAGTCCTTCTAGATCTGGTTCACAATCTTACAG tccACGCTGA